In the Thermococcus sp. genome, one interval contains:
- a CDS encoding ATP-binding protein, with the protein MQIAVSGGKGGTGKSTVAINLAVELARRFKLVLGDLDVEAPNDHILLGVKLTNERPVNQFMPRFDYSKCTRCRKCAEACEEHAIVTLRDGTPFLMPNLCSGCRACEIVCPVPGAIQEAFRVIGHTYVTETPYGFTLVTGKLREGEERSMPLVVEAKKLARSVPHELLLVDTAAGTGNTVSKAIEGSELLIAVTEPTPLGIHDTELILRLGQLMDMPTWVVINRADLGERERVYALAEKYGAEVVAEIPYSENIVRSYVQGEPVVLWDVPEAIIFRELAEKVARFLGGDE; encoded by the coding sequence AAATCAACGGTTGCGATTAACCTTGCGGTCGAGCTAGCAAGGCGCTTCAAACTTGTTCTGGGTGATCTCGACGTTGAGGCTCCCAACGACCACATTCTCCTCGGAGTTAAGCTGACCAACGAGAGGCCGGTAAACCAGTTCATGCCCCGCTTTGACTACTCCAAGTGCACCCGTTGTAGGAAATGCGCCGAGGCCTGCGAGGAGCACGCGATAGTAACGTTGAGGGACGGAACGCCCTTCCTCATGCCGAACCTCTGCTCCGGTTGCAGGGCCTGCGAGATAGTCTGCCCCGTCCCGGGCGCCATCCAGGAGGCCTTCCGGGTTATAGGCCACACCTACGTAACGGAGACCCCCTACGGGTTCACACTTGTAACTGGGAAGCTGAGGGAAGGCGAGGAGCGCTCGATGCCCCTCGTCGTCGAGGCCAAAAAGCTCGCCCGCTCGGTTCCTCATGAACTCCTCCTCGTTGACACAGCCGCTGGAACAGGGAACACCGTTTCAAAGGCTATCGAAGGCTCGGAGTTGCTTATAGCGGTTACAGAGCCCACACCGCTGGGCATACACGACACTGAGCTCATCCTGAGGCTCGGCCAGCTTATGGACATGCCCACGTGGGTAGTCATCAACAGGGCCGACCTCGGTGAGAGGGAGAGGGTCTATGCACTGGCTGAAAAGTACGGGGCGGAGGTCGTAGCCGAGATACCCTACAGCGAGAACATAGTAAGGAGCTACGTTCAGGGAGAGCCCGTTGTCCTCTGGGACGTTCCCGAGGCAATAATCTTCCGGGAGCTGGCGGAGAAAGTTGCTCGCTTTCTCGGAGGTGATGAGTGA
- a CDS encoding ATP-binding protein, which translates to MQIAIASGKGGVGKSSITASLLYLLKDEYSFVAVDADAEAPNLSLLLGVTEWEEEREHFGAKVARINTENCVRCGICMERCPYECIYIDDEGNYVVNELTCEGCNVCGLVCPVPGTISLEEVRSGIIRKATTKYGFPIISAQLDVGRPESGKLVTEEKEWAKKLMEELKLEHMIVDSAAGIGCQVIASIGGADLTILIAEPTPASLSDVQRAYKVVQHFRQPAYLIINKADLNPGFTRLREWAESEGIPVLGEIPYDRAIPRSMSLLKPFVEAFPESQASRAMVELAERIKEEILG; encoded by the coding sequence ATGCAGATAGCCATAGCGAGCGGTAAGGGTGGCGTCGGGAAGAGCAGTATAACCGCTTCACTCCTCTATCTACTCAAGGACGAGTACAGCTTCGTGGCCGTTGATGCCGACGCTGAAGCCCCTAACCTCAGCCTTCTCCTCGGCGTTACGGAGTGGGAGGAAGAGAGGGAGCACTTTGGGGCGAAGGTGGCCAGAATAAACACCGAGAACTGCGTAAGGTGTGGCATCTGTATGGAACGCTGTCCCTACGAGTGCATTTACATAGACGATGAGGGCAACTACGTCGTCAACGAGCTCACCTGCGAGGGCTGTAACGTCTGTGGCCTCGTCTGCCCCGTTCCCGGGACGATAAGCCTAGAGGAAGTCCGCTCGGGGATAATAAGGAAGGCCACGACCAAGTACGGCTTTCCGATAATATCCGCCCAGCTCGATGTTGGCCGGCCCGAGAGCGGAAAGCTCGTCACGGAGGAGAAGGAGTGGGCTAAAAAACTTATGGAAGAGCTCAAGCTGGAGCACATGATAGTTGACTCGGCAGCTGGAATTGGCTGTCAGGTGATAGCGAGCATAGGCGGGGCAGATTTGACGATACTCATAGCGGAGCCAACGCCCGCTTCCCTCTCCGACGTCCAGAGGGCTTACAAGGTCGTCCAGCACTTCAGACAGCCGGCTTACTTAATAATCAACAAGGCCGACCTCAACCCGGGCTTCACCAGGCTGAGGGAGTGGGCCGAGAGCGAGGGAATCCCTGTTCTCGGAGAGATACCCTATGACAGAGCCATACCGAGGAGTATGAGCCTCCTCAAGCCCTTCGTCGAGGCCTTCCCAGAGAGCCAGGCGAGCAGGGCGATGGTTGAGCTCGCCGAGAGGATAAAGGAGGAAATCCTCGGTTAG